In the Nomascus leucogenys isolate Asia chromosome 5, Asia_NLE_v1, whole genome shotgun sequence genome, one interval contains:
- the CLDN10 gene encoding claudin-10 isoform X1, with protein sequence MASTASEIIAFMVSISGWVLVSSTLPTDYWKVSTIDGTVITTATYWANLWKTCVTDSTGVSNCKDFPSMLALDGYIQACRGLMIAAVSLGFFGSIFALFGMKCTKVGGSDKAKAKIACLAGIVFILSGLCSMTGCSLYANKITTEFFDPLFVEQKYELGAALFIGWAGASLCIIGGVIFCFSISDNNKTPRYAYNGATSVMSSRTKYHGGEDFKTTNPSKQFDKNAYV encoded by the exons ATGGCTAGCACGGCTTCGGAGATCATCGCCTTCATGGTCTCCATCTCGGGCTGGGTACTGGTGTCCTCCACGCTGCCCACCGACTACTGGAAGGTGTCTACCATCGACGGCACGGTCATCACCACCGCCACCTATTGGGCCAACCTGTGGAAGACGTGCGTTACCGACTCCACGGGCGTCTCCAACTGCAAGGACTTTCCCTCCATGCTGGCGCTGGACG GTTATATCCAGGCATGTAGAGGACTTATGATCGCTGCTGTCAGCCTAggcttctttggttccatatttGCGCTCTTTGGAATGAAGTGTACCAAAGTCGGAGGCTCTGATAAAGCCAAAGCTAAAATTGCTTGTTTGGCTGGGATTGTATTCATACTGTCAG GGCTGTGCTCAATGACCGGCTGTTCCCTATATGCAAACAAAATCACAACGGAATTCTTTGATCCTCTCTTTGTTGAGCAAAA GTATGAATTAGGAGCCGCTCTGTTTATTGGATGGGCAGGAGCCTCACTGTGCATAATTGGTGGTGTCATATTTTGCTTTTCAATATctgacaacaacaaaacacccag ATACGCATACAACGGGGCCACATCTGTCATGTCTTCTCGGACAAAGTATCATGGTGgagaagattttaaaacaacaaacccTTCAAAACAGTTTGATAAAAATGCTTATGTCTAA